TCATTTCCCAGATAATAAAAAAATCAAAACTTGACAACAATCTATAGGCGATTGAATTAACCGGAAGATTGGGAACAAAAAGGGCCAAAGAAGTACTCACCTGTAAAGAATTTTTTATCATAATTAATATCCACCGGAGAATATGGGCAGGAATTTTAATCAGTGCTGCATATGAGACAACCGAGAAGACAACTTTATATGAACCCTCACCACCCACCATAGGGATAAAAATGTTCAATAACAAGGCGAATAACAGCAGAATAGCACTTACACCCAATATTGTTCCTATCAAAGCAGAGACATAAATAAAGGGGCCAGAAGTAAATTTAATTGCCTGTTCTATCTGCTCTTCAGTCATATTACGCTCTTTCATTGCCTCTATCTGCTGAGCGGTTATCAAATTACTTGTTGTTGAGATACTTAAAATTGATAGAATTGACAATCCAAGCAGCACAACAATAAAGGGTTTTAACCATTCGGGCTTTTCTTTTATACCTCTAAAAACTGCAGTAGGATTAATAAGGATATCTATTAAGTTTTTCATATAAAATTATACACACTATAACACCAAAGTCAATAAAAAAAACGTAATTTCTTGCTATTTTCGGTTGACAAAATGTAGATTATAACTATAATTTAAAAGGATTAAAAAAAGGCATCTATGTCTGATAACCAATGACGTCTTTTAGCCGGGGTGGCGGAATTGGGAGACGCACCAGGTTCAGGACCTGGCGCTGGCAACAGCATAGGGGTTCAAATCCCCTCTCCGGCACTTTTGGAGATGATATTTGAAAGAATGTC
This genomic interval from candidate division WOR-3 bacterium contains the following:
- a CDS encoding YIP1 family protein; translation: MKNLIDILINPTAVFRGIKEKPEWLKPFIVVLLGLSILSILSISTTSNLITAQQIEAMKERNMTEEQIEQAIKFTSGPFIYVSALIGTILGVSAILLLFALLLNIFIPMVGGEGSYKVVFSVVSYAALIKIPAHILRWILIMIKNSLQVSTSLALFVPNLPVNSIAYRLLSSFDFFIIWEMILVAIGISITNNLKKEKAFILVFIIWFASILLGLGLGQAFRPR